The proteins below are encoded in one region of Aquisphaera giovannonii:
- a CDS encoding DUF1579 domain-containing protein has translation MMKIMTCFACFCVVASALATAARAEDPPIPRPTAEHKILAAEEGTWDATIKSFEAGPESAPTVSKGVEVNTVMAGGLWVASSFKGDFGGMTFEGRGQYGYDPYKKKYVGTWVDSMSPSLIVLEGTYDAATKTLSYAGDGVCPIDNSKLGMRMVTVAKEDGRRVFTLYATGTPTGGKEAKMMEIEYTKRK, from the coding sequence ATGATGAAGATCATGACCTGTTTCGCCTGCTTCTGCGTCGTGGCGTCCGCCCTGGCCACCGCCGCGAGGGCCGAGGATCCGCCGATCCCCAGGCCGACCGCCGAGCACAAGATCCTGGCGGCCGAGGAGGGGACCTGGGACGCCACGATCAAGTCCTTCGAGGCCGGGCCCGAGTCCGCGCCCACGGTCTCGAAGGGGGTCGAGGTCAACACGGTGATGGCGGGCGGCCTGTGGGTCGCCTCGAGCTTCAAGGGCGACTTCGGCGGGATGACGTTCGAGGGCCGCGGCCAGTACGGCTACGACCCGTACAAGAAGAAGTACGTCGGCACGTGGGTGGATTCCATGAGCCCGTCGCTCATCGTCCTGGAAGGCACCTACGACGCCGCGACGAAGACCCTGTCCTACGCCGGGGACGGGGTCTGCCCCATCGACAACTCGAAGCTGGGGATGCGGATGGTGACGGTCGCGAAGGAGGACGGCCGGCGCGTGTTCACCCTGTACGCGACCGGCACGCCGACCGGCGGCAAGGAGGCGAAGATGATGGAGATCGAGTACACCAAGCGGAAGTGA